From one Montipora capricornis isolate CH-2021 chromosome 10, ASM3666992v2, whole genome shotgun sequence genomic stretch:
- the LOC138020155 gene encoding uncharacterized protein, giving the protein MVTPTRLDHSLRVLFSSICRCRPLKMKTKQLDQLRRARTGLRGWMTRDFDAVTNIIESHSPEVERVEEKLASIVTRLQKAEDLQMEIEKLLNNDDEVQTEVDAQGYWFDMVRERIHRVKSWLKDRQKQDSSEKAEKVEPVTSIAKNTSCTPKMKLPKTDLRKFSGDVLDWPEFWDIFRVAVHDNIDIPPVQKFVYLKSLLTGEAAGYVANFKTEEANYELAVERLQSRYGKDDVQRNRLMTKLADMKPIDQSNKAMRDTVDELCATVRALQVLGVTPDQYGALLMPLIESKLPKDWRLEWARQKTTVGKDTVTFSKLLEFLEQELEIRESADQSDQKS; this is encoded by the coding sequence ATGGTGACCCCGACGAGACTCGACCATTCGTTACGAGTGTTGTTTTCCTCGATTTGCCGCTGTCGCCCATTGAAAATGAAGACGAAACAATTAGACCAGCTGAGGAGAGCTCGTACGGGATTAAGAGGCTGGATGACAAGAGATTTTGACGCTGTTACTAACATTATTGAATCCCACTCACCTGAGGTTGAGAGAGTGGAAGAAAAGCTCGCTTCAATTGTTACAAGATTGCAGAAAGCCGAAGATTTGCAGATGGAGATCGAAAAGCTCTTGAACAACGACGATGAAGTACAGACTGAAGTGGACGCTCAAGGTTACTGGTTTGATATGGTCAGAGAACGTATTCATAGAGTGAAATCGTGGCTAAAAGATCGGCAAAAACAAGATTCGAGTGAGAAGGCAGAGAAAGTTGAACCTGTCACTTCAATTGCAAAGAATACGTCATGTACACCCAAAATGAAATTACCGAAAACCGATCTGAGAAAATTCTCGGGCGATGTTTTGGATTGGCCTGAATTCTGGGACATTTTCAGGGTAGCTGTGCATGATAACATTGATATACCTCCCGTACAGAAGTTTGTTTACCTAAAATCATTATTGACCGGTGAAGCAGCTGGATATGTTGCTAACTTCAAAACAGAAGAAGCAAACTACGAACTTGCTGTAGAGCGCCTCCAGTCACGCTATGGTAAGGACGACGTACAAAGGAACCGCCTCATGACAAAGTTAGCAGACATGAAACCAATTGATCAGTCAAACAAGGCGATGAGAGATACAGTAGATGAACTTTGTGCAACTGTTCGAGCGCTTCAAGTACTAGGAGTCACTCCGGATCAATATGGAGCTTTATTGATGCCTTTGATTGAATCAAAGCTACCCAAGGACTGGAGATTGGAGTGGGCCCGACAGAAAACAACTGTGGGAAAGGACACCGTCACCTTCTCAAAGTTGTTAGAATTCTTGGAACAGGAACTGGAAATCCGGGAGAGTGCCGACCAGTCAGATCAGAAGAGCTAA
- the LOC138020156 gene encoding uncharacterized protein has product MAKSVTCTFCKGSHSPKECSVPMSVEDRFNKVREAKACFRCARTGHRMVACKHRKPCQCGRGPHILQLCKTGGEKNPDAGNPRSGNTPNHPSWNPTAHPFLPSQSQTPSTSQSQQTAATSSAKNADIKSAGVMMRTVCIAIGNVTVRALCDTGATYTLMSSQLASIVPKKVVGKRRLRIETLGDVLDGEFNVVEVTARGVNIASTFTFQAVVISNLSGVFERVEPESYLALREVVGGLPILADLAGPGADNIGIVFGEDCYDSIVQGMTLKLRNGLKGTPTIFGWILHGGDKSIPIAGMAARAHAYAFRASVHEQLQNFWTLDHLGVTSDEMLERDLELEVKNNIKRNETGKFVVSWPWKPQARKNVALNKVLSETRLRRMVKRMTPEEYAAYDNQLKILLQEGHIEQLPRNCIPESYLPHRGFVKPDRETTKLRIVHDASAKSEGGLSLNDVLEKGPNILPLLWGILLRFRVGKVGVVGDLEKAFLQLTLEEKDRNVCCFLWLNPQGEIEEYRYRKVIFGAKSSPFLLQAVLKYHLEGFVGESQIASQLLRNLYMDDPVNSVESTEKAREFWHEAVNIFKDGGFNLRKFRSNDEVLLHEIEDGQVQQFHKVLGVSWDLKSDELLPLAGVDDIMPKTLTKREVLSLLSKIYDPSGLVSPVVTPLKIIVQDLWKEKVGWDEEVNQEFRSRVGEALKGFSGGNHLRINRWLGITPSLQEYTRVSLHVFTDASSRAYAAAAYLRVTDAEEKVTVNLVASKCRLAPPNGETIPRLELLGALLGARLLNSLRKEYKDFLNIDAEFLWSDSSVVLAWINQGPRVGGVFVANRVEEITAVGGVWSWVPTDENPADLPTRGTTVSHLLVRKIWWNGPY; this is encoded by the coding sequence ATGGCTAAATCTGTGACCTGCACCTTCTGCAAGGGTTCACACAGTCCTAAAGAGTGCTCCGTACCGATGTCAGTTGAGGATCGCTTCAACAAGGTCAGAGAAGCCAAGGCTTGCTTTCGTTGTGCTCGAACTGGTCACCGAATGGTCGCATGCAAACATCGAAAACCATGCCAATGTGGGCGAGGACCCCACATCCTACAGTTGTGTAAGACAGGTGGAGAGAAAAATCCTGATGCTGGTAACCCTCGGTCGGGGAACACCCCTAACCACCCAAGCTGGAACCCTACTGCCCATCCATTTCTACCTAGCCAGAGTCAAACTCCGTCGACATCCCAATCTCAACAAACAGCTGCTACGTCGTCTGCAAAGAATGCAGACATAAAGAGTGCTGGCGTGATGATGAGAACCGTATGTATTGCAATAGGAAATGTAACCGTCAGAGCATTGTGTGACACTGGGGCCACGTATACGTTGATGTCATCTCAGCTGGCGTCTATTGTGCCGAAGAAAGTTGTTGGAAAACGCCGACTGCGGATTGAGACTCTCGGAGATGTGTTGGATGGTGAATTTAATGTGGTTGAGGTGACGGCACGGGGAGTGAACATCGCCAGTACCTTCACCTTTCAGGCTGTGGTAATAAGTAATTTGTCAGGTGTTTTTGAGAGGGTAGAACCTGAGTCGTATCTAGCTCTTCGGGAGGTTGTTGGTGGTCTTCCAATCCTTGCTGATCTCGCTGGTCCTGGTGCAGACAACATTGGTATTGTGTTTGGAGAAGATTGCTATGATAGTATTGTTCAAGGTATGACGTTGAAATTGAGGAATGGTCTTAAGGGAACGCCAACAATTTTCGGGTGGATTCTTCATGGTGGAGATAAGTCTATCCCAATTGCAGGCATGGCAGCTAGAGCTCATGCCTACGCGTTTAGAGCCTCTGTTCACGAACAGCTTCAGAACTTCTGGACTTTGGATCACCTTGGTGTTACAAGTGATGAGATGTTGGAACGAGATCTTGAACTGGAAGTGAAGAACAACATTAAGCGTAATGAAACTGGCAAGTTTGTTGTGTCGTGGCCGTGGAAGCCTCAAGCGCGGAAAAACGTTGCTCTGAATAAAGTCCTCAGTGAAACAAGGCTTCGTCGAATGGTGAAAAGGATGACACCCGAGGAGTATGCGGCATATGACAATCAGTTAAAGATTCTCCTACAAGAGGGTCACATTGAGCAGTTACCGAGGAACTGTATTCCTGAATCTTATCTTCCACACCGGGGCTTTGTTAAGCCGGATCGCGAGACGACTAAATTGCGCATAGTTCATGATGCATCAGCCAAGTCTGAGGGCGGCCTTTCACTTAATGATGTCCTCGAGAAAGGACCAAATATTTTACCGCTACTGTGGGGCATACTTCTCCGCTTCCGTGTTGGCAAGGTCGGTGTCGTGGGCGACCTTGAGAAAGCTTTTCTGCAGTTGACGCTTGAGGAGAAAGACCGGAATGTTTGTTGTTTCTTGTGGCTTAATCCCCAGGGAGAAATTGAAGAGTATAGATACAGAAAGGTAATCTTTGGGGCAAAATCATCACCATTTCTACTTCAGGCAGTCCTAAAGTACCATTTAGAGGGTTTTGTTGGCGAATCACAGATTGCTTCTCAACTTCTCCGTAACCTCTATATGGATGACCCTGTGAACTCTGTGGAGAGCACTGAGAAAGCTAGGGAGTTTTGGCACGAGGCAGTCAACATATTTAAAGACGGTGGTTTCAACCTGCGGAAATTCCGATCCAATGATGAAGTTCTGCTCCATGAGATTGAAGATGGTCAAGTGCAACAATTCCACAAGGTTTTAGGGGTCAGCTGGGATTTGAAATCTGATGAACTTTTGCCTCTTGCTGGTGTGGATGATATTATGCCCAAGACACTTACGAAAAGAGAAGTGCTTTCCTTGTTGTCTAAGATTTATGACCCAAGTGGACTTGTGAGCCCAGTTGTTACTCCACTAAAGATTATTGTCCAGGATTTATGGAAAGAGAAGGTTGGATGGGATGAGGAAGTTAACCAGGAATTTCGAAGCCGGGTTGGGGAAGCTTTGAAAGGTTTCTCTGGTGGAAACCATCTTAGAATCAACCGATGGTTGGGCATAACACCGTCACTGCAAGAATACACAAGAGTGTCACTTCATGTCTTCACTGATGCATCGTCCAGAGCCTATGCTGCAGCAGCCTACCTTCGTGTAACTGACGCTGAAGAAAAAGTAACAGTAAATCTCGTTGCCTCGAAGTGCCGACTCGCTCCGCCAAATGGAGAAACAATACCTCGTCTTGAACTGCTTGGTGCGCTACTTGGAGCTCGACTTCTGAATTCCCTGAGGAAAGAGTACAAGGATTTTCTCAACATTGATGCGGAATTCCTATGGTCGGATTCTAGTGTTGTTCTAGCTTGGATAAATCAGGGACCACGGGTGGGTGGAGTGTTTGTGGCCAACCGAGTGGAGGAGATTACAGCTGTAGGCGGAGTGTGGTCTTGGGTCCCAACAGATGAAAACCCTGCCGACCTGCCCACTCGAGGAACAACAGTGTCACACTTGTTGGTCCGTAAGATTTGGTGGAATGGCCCTTACTAG
- the LOC138020158 gene encoding uncharacterized protein produces the protein MGMMAIADSPKPEYLKDIVDPQRTSKYLRTLRSVGWILRWRKSTKNTQTLLTLEELKDAKSVILKQVQKKFFWEELKALESGQSVHKQSSLMSLRPFVEDGLIRMGGRLQQVEATFEELHPVLVKKCGVIDQLVLHIHEQMQHAGTGTVISELRRQGIWILRSKKTVSSVIRKCRKCSRFLAGPASEQTPPFPRCRVTCRRPFEATGMDLGGPLYLKERCKAWFVVFTCMTVRAIHLEIVTSLSVEALIQALQRFMNRRGVPQLCISDHGTNFVAAAKWVREKNLDMKWQFVVERGPWWGGAWERLVGVVKGLLRRSLGQAVLSWEELFLLPPRADGKEEERELNVLKEFQQRKKWLSSLNDLWKKEYLHQVLGCQGEVWTSQPNPLKEREVVLVADDREKRFNWKMGVVQQLIVGRDGRCRAAVFKVKSGLLRRPIRKLYKLEICAETDNLPRITSYPVSSNDDDDEMQNRTVELMDEEEDAAEGEVPPPRRTRSGREVVRPHRFRDN, from the exons ATGGGGATGATGGCTATAGCTGACAGCCCAAAGCCGGAGTATTTGAAGGACATTGTTGATCCTCAGCGAACAAGCAAATACCTTCGCACTTTGAGGAGTGTAGGGTGGATATTACGTTGGCGCAAGTCCACTAAGAACACTCAAACACTGCTGACCTTGGAGGAGTTGAAAGATGCCAAATCGGTCATTCTAAAACAAGTACAAAAGAAGTTTTTCTGGGAAGAGTTGAAAGCATTGGAAAGTGGCCAATCAGTTCACAAACAGTCGAGTTTGATGTCCCTACGCCCGTTCGTTGAGGATGGATTAATTAGAATGGGGGGCCGCTTACAGCAGGTTGAAGCAACCTTTGAGGAACTCCATCCCGTCCTTGTTAAGAAGTGTGGTGTCATCGACCAGTTAGTGCTTCACATTCACGAACAGATGCAACACGCCGGTACTGGGACAGTTATCTCGGAGCTGAGACGCCAAGGCATTTGGATTCTGCGATCAAAGAAGACTGTCTCATCAGTTATAAGAAAGTGCCGAAAATGCAGTCGGTTTCTTGCTGGTCCTGCGTCTGAACAGACTCCGCCATTCCCTCGATGCCGTGTAACCTGTAGACGCCCTTTTGAAGCTACTGGCATGGATCTAGGAGGACCTCTCTACCTTAAGGAGAGATGCAAAGCCTGGTTCGTTGTGTTCACATGCATGACAGTTAGAGCCATCCATTTGGAGATTGTGACATCATTGTCTGTAGAAGCTTTGATTCAGGCCTTGCAGAGGTTTATGAACAGACGAGGTGTTCCACAGCTATGTATAAGTGACCATGGAACAAACTTTGTGGCTGCAGCCAAGTGGGTGAGAGAGAAAAATCTGGACATGAAGTGGCAGTTTGTGGTTGAACGAGGACCTTGGTGGGGAGGAGCCTGGGAGAGATTAGTGGGCGTTGTCAAGGGACTTCTACGCCGCTCGTTGGGCCAAGCTGTGCTTTCCTGGGAGGAATTG TTCCTTTTGCCACCCCGTGCAGAtggcaaagaagaagaaagagaactgaATGTCTTAAAGGAATTTCAACAGAGGAAGAAGTGGTTGTCTTCTCTGAACGACCTTTGGAAGAAAGAATACTTACATCAGGTGCTGGGATGCCAAGGGGAAGTTTGGACTTCTCAACCAAATCCGTTGAAAGAAAGAGAGGTTGTACTGGTGGCTGATGACAGAGAGAAACGCTTTAATTGGAAGATGGGTGTTGTTCAACAACTCATTGTGGGTCGTGATGGGAGATGCCGAGCAGCTGTTTTTAAAGTGAAGTCCGGATTATTGAGACGACCGATTCGCAAGCTGtacaagttggaaatctgtGCTGAAACAGACAATCTGCCTCGGATTACAAGTTACCCTGTGAGttctaatgatgatgatgatgaaatgcAGAACCGTACGGTCGAGTTGATGGACGAAGAGGAAGATGCAGCTGAAGGGGAAGTTCCACCTCCGAGAAGAACCCGAAGTGGAAGAGAGGTCGTTCGTCCTCACCGCTTTAGGGACAATTGA